One window of Candidatus Eisenbacteria bacterium genomic DNA carries:
- a CDS encoding response regulator yields MSHERILIVEDEDSLRKVLKLQLEHAGYEVETAEDGIQGLESVRSRP; encoded by the coding sequence ATGAGCCACGAGAGAATCTTGATCGTCGAAGACGAGGACTCGCTGAGGAAGGTGCTCAAGCTCCAGCTCGAGCATGCCGGGTACGAGGTCGAGACGGCGGAGGACGGCATCCAGGGACTCGAGAGTGTCCGGTCCAGGCCCC
- the tsaD gene encoding tRNA (adenosine(37)-N6)-threonylcarbamoyltransferase complex transferase subunit TsaD: protein MYLAIETSCDDTCAAILDERGRALSNVASSQLVHGEYEGVVPELASREHVRLGPTAIRVALEHANVSLKSIRGIAVTQGPGLVGCLLVGLGLAKGLSLALRVPVVGVNHIEGHIHAILAERAWEPPFIALVASGGHTELLLVEDWGRYRLLGATRDDAAGEAFDKVAKMLGLGYPGGPVVDRMAREGRRDAFAFPRAYLDLESGNLDVSFSGLKTAVKLFLERDPEWISGAASARFVADVCASFQAALVDVLTAKVEAAVLRTGARKILISGGVACNSHLRQKMAALGERLQADVAFPSPRLCADNAVMIGLAALSRLRAGEDDGMALAALPNLDDFPLFAEGGSPPPTELDSF, encoded by the coding sequence ATGTACCTGGCCATCGAGACCTCCTGCGACGACACCTGCGCCGCGATCCTGGACGAGCGTGGCAGAGCCCTCTCGAACGTCGCTTCGAGCCAGCTCGTCCACGGGGAATACGAAGGGGTCGTGCCCGAGCTTGCCTCCCGGGAGCACGTCCGCCTGGGGCCGACGGCGATCCGGGTCGCCCTCGAGCATGCGAACGTCTCTCTGAAGTCGATCCGGGGGATCGCGGTCACGCAGGGCCCGGGGCTCGTCGGCTGCCTGCTCGTGGGCCTCGGGCTCGCCAAGGGTCTCTCGCTGGCGCTTCGGGTCCCGGTGGTCGGGGTCAACCACATCGAGGGACATATCCACGCGATCCTGGCTGAGCGCGCGTGGGAGCCTCCCTTCATCGCCCTGGTCGCCTCGGGAGGGCACACGGAGCTTCTGTTGGTCGAGGACTGGGGCCGCTACCGACTCCTCGGCGCGACCAGGGACGACGCCGCGGGCGAGGCGTTCGACAAGGTGGCGAAGATGCTCGGCCTGGGCTATCCCGGCGGCCCGGTCGTCGATCGGATGGCCAGGGAGGGGAGGAGGGACGCCTTCGCCTTCCCCCGCGCCTACCTCGACCTCGAATCGGGGAATCTGGATGTCTCCTTCAGCGGGCTGAAGACCGCGGTCAAGCTCTTCCTGGAGCGCGACCCCGAGTGGATCTCCGGCGCCGCGTCCGCCCGGTTCGTCGCCGATGTCTGCGCGAGCTTCCAGGCGGCGCTGGTCGACGTTCTCACAGCGAAGGTCGAGGCGGCGGTCCTGCGCACGGGGGCGAGGAAGATCCTCATAAGCGGCGGAGTCGCCTGCAATTCGCACCTTCGCCAGAAGATGGCGGCGCTCGGGGAAAGGCTCCAGGCCGACGTGGCCTTCCCCTCTCCGCGCCTCTGCGCCGACAACGCGGTGATGATCGGGCTGGCCGCCCTCTCCCGGCTTCGAGCCGGCGAGGACGACGGGATGGCGCTCGCCGCCCTTCCGAATCTGGACGACTTCCCGCTCTTCGCTGAGGGCGGAAGCCCTCCTCCGACCGAGCTGGACTCGTTCTAG